A genomic segment from Lutzomyia longipalpis isolate SR_M1_2022 chromosome 3, ASM2433408v1 encodes:
- the LOC129791703 gene encoding sodium/potassium/calcium exchanger 1 isoform X2 has product MGNLLSVLIGCVGAIELVTLLNQITARAELEYERLCLSEMGQGALEEPSSAEGARIIQKILTETGSAAGRMNEAQAVPQFHFNAFERVDSVGTVSSQEINEEATSEENEQEVSYPWGDINPEHHKGFRHQMEKSLSIGELNEEDEKLGSSVESNKDWRNNTETATKISETDKTADVTVSSAVVQTPGNFEAPPRSFACVEQPDSVLEDENEGKVEEWLNHGHMRESYGPSGTLTRSKRYLQMESMDVQDGDTSTPTTDSTEDDLEVNLQQNNQSEKISHESSMFLLEEKEDYLGPPQVVHKSLSLGEISQEYLEEEDIDEEREEESLVSGEEEIEDFDDIVKALKKNVPKEEVKFDDLLEESAHVSQKGDAPVENESEEEETDEEEEEEEQTFPAREYAAYNEFPLENMIPYSESLPKKSDRCEILEQIRKENRRRNRNAGPDKYFAPRPSVIDFPVKLQMANTALDENLKVFPLVNVNNEEFFPTTITPMREIELRESKNLPEITLQEPHEGAKEEIRVIHEDAEKSPLRENFSASPERSKSPTPAPAHPEKTSPAASARDDLTKFLNTERVSVSPARRSVERENLRIVDRDDPMMNLLRDSMFPY; this is encoded by the exons atgggaaatttactATCAGTGCTAATTGGCTGTGTTGGAGCCATTGAATTGGTCACGCTGCTCAATCAGATAACCGCCAGAGCTGAGCTGGAGTATGAGCGGTTGTGTCTTTCGGAAATGGGTCAGGGTGCCCTTGAGGAGCCCTCGAGTGCTGAAGGTGCCAGAATCATccagaaaattctcacagagACCGGAAGTGCTGCTGGCAGGATGAATGAGGCTCAGGCTGTGCCCCAGTTTCACTTCAATGCATTCGAAAG GGTTGATTCCGTGGGTACGGTCAGCTCGCAGGAGATCAATGAGGAGGCCACAAGTGAGGAAAATGAACAAGAAGTCTCCTATCCCTGGGGTGACATCAACCCTGAACATCACAAAGGCTTTAGGCATCAAATGGAGAAAAGTCTTTCAATTGGTGAACTCAACGAGGAGGATGAGAAATTGGGATCGAGTGTTGAAAGCAACAAAGATTGGAGAAATAACACAGAAACt gCCACAAAAATCTCCGAAACGGACAAAACCGCCGATGTAACCGTAAGTAGTGCGGTGGTGCAAACCCCCGGGAATTTTGAGGCACCCCCAAGAAGCTTTGCATGCGTTGAACAGCCTGATTCTGTGCTTGAGGATGAGAATGAGGGCAAAGTTGAAGAGTGGCTCAATCATGGCCACATGAGGGAATCCTACGGGCCATCGGGCACCTTAACGCGTTCCAAGAGGTACCTACAGATGGAATCAATGGACGTTCAGGATGGGGACACATCAACTCCCACCACAGACTCTACAGAGGATGACTTGGAAGTAAATCTGCAGCAGAATAATCAGTCCGAGAAAATCAGTCATGAATCATCAATGTTCcttttggaagaaaaagaagattatTTGGGGCCGCCGCAAGTTGTTCATAAATCTCTCTCATTGGGAGAAATTTCTCAGGAATATCTCGAAGAGGAGGACATTGATGAGGAACGCGAAGAAGAATCTCTCGTGTCGGGTGAGGaggaaattgaagattttgatGACATTGTGAAggcattgaagaaaaatgttcccaaagaagaagtaaaatttgATGATTTACTCGAAGAATCCGCCCATGTGTCCCAGAAAGGGGATGCACCAGTGGAAAATGAGAGCGAAGAAGAAGAGACAGacgaggaggaggaggaggaagagcAGACATTTCCCGCCAGAGAGTATGCGGCATACAATGAATTTCCTCTGGAAAATATGATTCCCTACAGTGAATCACTGCCCAAGAAATCAGATCGTTGTGAAATTCTTGAGCAGATTCGAAAGGAGAACAGGAGAAGGAATCGAAATGCGGGTCctgataaatattttgcacCCAGACCATCAGTTATTGACTTCCCTGTCAAGTTGCAAATGGCAAATACAGCTTTAGATGAAAATTTGAAGGTTTTCCCTCTCGTAAATGTgaataatgaagaatttttcccaacAACTATTACCCCAATGCGCGAGATTGAATTGAGAGAATCTAAAAATTTACCTGAGATCACCCTTCAGGAGCCTCATGAAGGTGCAAAAGAAGAGATTCGGGTGATTCACGAAGATGCAGAAAAATCTCCTCTTCGggaaaatttctctgcaaGTCCTGAACGTTCAAAATCCCCAACACCCGCTCCAGCACATCCCGAAAAAACCTCCCCAGCGGCATCAGCGAGAGATGATTTAACAAAATTCCTCAATACAGAA
- the LOC129791703 gene encoding histone H3.v1 isoform X1, producing the protein MGNLLSVLIGCVGAIELVTLLNQITARAELEYERLCLSEMGQGALEEPSSAEGARIIQKILTETGSAAGRMNEAQAVPQFHFNAFERSVSLTERTAPIVDGLKYRPLVRDDGTGRRRAFKKRDSSGSIDSKLSREEELRMFTSLEEEEFRAMTEGDYVPISYTSEVDSLKIRKHQKRHRKSPFSDIHRVDSVGTVSSQEINEEATSEENEQEVSYPWGDINPEHHKGFRHQMEKSLSIGELNEEDEKLGSSVESNKDWRNNTETATKISETDKTADVTVSSAVVQTPGNFEAPPRSFACVEQPDSVLEDENEGKVEEWLNHGHMRESYGPSGTLTRSKRYLQMESMDVQDGDTSTPTTDSTEDDLEVNLQQNNQSEKISHESSMFLLEEKEDYLGPPQVVHKSLSLGEISQEYLEEEDIDEEREEESLVSGEEEIEDFDDIVKALKKNVPKEEVKFDDLLEESAHVSQKGDAPVENESEEEETDEEEEEEEQTFPAREYAAYNEFPLENMIPYSESLPKKSDRCEILEQIRKENRRRNRNAGPDKYFAPRPSVIDFPVKLQMANTALDENLKVFPLVNVNNEEFFPTTITPMREIELRESKNLPEITLQEPHEGAKEEIRVIHEDAEKSPLRENFSASPERSKSPTPAPAHPEKTSPAASARDDLTKFLNTERVSVSPARRSVERENLRIVDRDDPMMNLLRDSMFPY; encoded by the exons atgggaaatttactATCAGTGCTAATTGGCTGTGTTGGAGCCATTGAATTGGTCACGCTGCTCAATCAGATAACCGCCAGAGCTGAGCTGGAGTATGAGCGGTTGTGTCTTTCGGAAATGGGTCAGGGTGCCCTTGAGGAGCCCTCGAGTGCTGAAGGTGCCAGAATCATccagaaaattctcacagagACCGGAAGTGCTGCTGGCAGGATGAATGAGGCTCAGGCTGTGCCCCAGTTTCACTTCAATGCATTCGAAAGGTCAGTTAGTCTCACCGAGAGAACAGCCCCAATTGTGGATGGGCTGAAGTATAGGCCACTGGTGCGAGATGATGGCACGGGACGCCGGAGGGCATTCAAGAAGAGAGACTCCAGCGGCAGCATCGATTCCAAGCTCTCGCGCGAGGAGGAATTGCGGATGTTCACGTCGCTGGAGGAGGAGGAATTCCGGGCAATGACCGAAGGTGACTACGTGCCAATCAGCTACACCAGTGAGGTGGATAGCCTAAAGATTCGTAAGCACCAGAAAAGACATAGAAAGAGCCCATTCAGTGACATCCACAGGGTTGATTCCGTGGGTACGGTCAGCTCGCAGGAGATCAATGAGGAGGCCACAAGTGAGGAAAATGAACAAGAAGTCTCCTATCCCTGGGGTGACATCAACCCTGAACATCACAAAGGCTTTAGGCATCAAATGGAGAAAAGTCTTTCAATTGGTGAACTCAACGAGGAGGATGAGAAATTGGGATCGAGTGTTGAAAGCAACAAAGATTGGAGAAATAACACAGAAACt gCCACAAAAATCTCCGAAACGGACAAAACCGCCGATGTAACCGTAAGTAGTGCGGTGGTGCAAACCCCCGGGAATTTTGAGGCACCCCCAAGAAGCTTTGCATGCGTTGAACAGCCTGATTCTGTGCTTGAGGATGAGAATGAGGGCAAAGTTGAAGAGTGGCTCAATCATGGCCACATGAGGGAATCCTACGGGCCATCGGGCACCTTAACGCGTTCCAAGAGGTACCTACAGATGGAATCAATGGACGTTCAGGATGGGGACACATCAACTCCCACCACAGACTCTACAGAGGATGACTTGGAAGTAAATCTGCAGCAGAATAATCAGTCCGAGAAAATCAGTCATGAATCATCAATGTTCcttttggaagaaaaagaagattatTTGGGGCCGCCGCAAGTTGTTCATAAATCTCTCTCATTGGGAGAAATTTCTCAGGAATATCTCGAAGAGGAGGACATTGATGAGGAACGCGAAGAAGAATCTCTCGTGTCGGGTGAGGaggaaattgaagattttgatGACATTGTGAAggcattgaagaaaaatgttcccaaagaagaagtaaaatttgATGATTTACTCGAAGAATCCGCCCATGTGTCCCAGAAAGGGGATGCACCAGTGGAAAATGAGAGCGAAGAAGAAGAGACAGacgaggaggaggaggaggaagagcAGACATTTCCCGCCAGAGAGTATGCGGCATACAATGAATTTCCTCTGGAAAATATGATTCCCTACAGTGAATCACTGCCCAAGAAATCAGATCGTTGTGAAATTCTTGAGCAGATTCGAAAGGAGAACAGGAGAAGGAATCGAAATGCGGGTCctgataaatattttgcacCCAGACCATCAGTTATTGACTTCCCTGTCAAGTTGCAAATGGCAAATACAGCTTTAGATGAAAATTTGAAGGTTTTCCCTCTCGTAAATGTgaataatgaagaatttttcccaacAACTATTACCCCAATGCGCGAGATTGAATTGAGAGAATCTAAAAATTTACCTGAGATCACCCTTCAGGAGCCTCATGAAGGTGCAAAAGAAGAGATTCGGGTGATTCACGAAGATGCAGAAAAATCTCCTCTTCGggaaaatttctctgcaaGTCCTGAACGTTCAAAATCCCCAACACCCGCTCCAGCACATCCCGAAAAAACCTCCCCAGCGGCATCAGCGAGAGATGATTTAACAAAATTCCTCAATACAGAA